Proteins found in one Acidobacteriota bacterium genomic segment:
- a CDS encoding sensor domain-containing diguanylate cyclase yields the protein MSRNARVISPKLLTRYMERHRLLDETSGTPPERFLVTLVNRAMEFVPSETCALLLDDPVSKEDDRSRNELTIIVLAGEGKDGVAGRKVRPVDGIAGFVYARGERTCVNEVGGAYAFSRETDGLLSRDILNVLAVPVVIENHVCGSLILLNRQGEPAFTPRDERLMELFGDTLSLALQNLLDERRAREVARRDSLTSLYNDRYFHRKLQREIDRLAEAKEGNLALLFLDCDHLKRVNDLHGHLAGSQVLREVSFILQRTLADTVSLACRYGGDEFTVILLEATRQKAMEIAESVRKAINDWVFLPMSIGPGEPALNLKNVISMSIGVATWQENVNPALSAPEQKNELLKLADAALYMAKTRGKNCVVGAGDNEPGEDSLAVILKT from the coding sequence TTGAGCCGAAACGCGCGGGTCATCTCCCCGAAGCTGCTGACGCGCTACATGGAGCGGCACCGTCTCCTCGACGAGACGAGCGGGACGCCGCCCGAGCGGTTCCTCGTCACGCTCGTCAACCGGGCCATGGAGTTCGTGCCGTCCGAGACGTGTGCGCTCCTGCTGGACGACCCCGTCTCGAAGGAGGATGACCGCTCGCGCAACGAGCTCACGATCATCGTTCTCGCGGGAGAGGGGAAGGACGGCGTCGCGGGCCGGAAGGTGCGGCCGGTCGACGGAATCGCGGGCTTCGTGTACGCCCGCGGCGAGCGCACGTGCGTGAACGAGGTCGGGGGCGCGTACGCGTTTTCCCGCGAGACGGACGGACTCCTCTCACGGGACATCCTGAACGTCCTCGCCGTGCCCGTCGTGATCGAGAACCACGTCTGCGGCTCTCTCATCCTCCTGAACCGGCAGGGCGAGCCCGCGTTCACGCCGCGCGACGAGCGCCTCATGGAGCTCTTCGGCGACACGCTCTCGCTCGCGCTCCAGAACCTGCTCGACGAGCGCCGCGCGCGCGAGGTCGCGCGCCGCGACTCCCTCACGTCGCTCTACAACGACCGCTACTTCCACCGGAAGCTCCAGCGCGAGATCGACCGGCTCGCGGAAGCGAAGGAGGGCAACCTGGCCCTCCTCTTCCTCGACTGCGACCACCTCAAGCGGGTCAACGACCTGCACGGCCACCTCGCGGGCAGCCAGGTCCTGCGGGAGGTTTCGTTCATCCTGCAGAGGACGCTCGCGGACACGGTATCGCTCGCCTGCCGCTACGGCGGCGACGAGTTCACGGTCATCCTGCTCGAGGCGACGCGCCAGAAGGCGATGGAGATCGCCGAGTCGGTCCGCAAGGCGATCAACGACTGGGTCTTCCTTCCGATGTCGATCGGACCCGGCGAGCCCGCGCTGAACCTCAAGAACGTGATCTCGATGTCGATCGGCGTCGCGACGTGGCAGGAGAACGTGAACCCCGCGCTCTCCGCCCCCGAGCAGAAGAACGAGCTCCTGAAGCTCGCGGACGCGGCCCTCTACATGGCCAAGACCCGCGGCAAGAACTGCGTCGTCGGCGCGGGCGACAACGAGCCCGGCGAGGACTCGCTGGCCGTCATCCTCAAGACCTGA
- a CDS encoding DUF58 domain-containing protein encodes MLPREIVKKLHRIRIRTNRLVEAGVGGEYHSVFRGRGMEFSEVREYVPGDDVRTIDWNVTARTGVPHVKKFVEERDLTVLLLLDLSASQGFGSKYLTKRELMAEIAALLSFAAVKNNDRVGALLFTDRLERYHLPRKGVDHALAITRDALSLEPAGTGTDIALALRSAAGLLKQRSVVFLLSDFLAAGYEKAIKTLNKRHDVVAIPVSDPREREIPASGLVRLRDAETGETRVFDASDPAFRKAWSLRPAELPEPAPIFRAAGIDSIPLRTDASYELPLVRFFKEREKRKAAGR; translated from the coding sequence ATGCTTCCCCGCGAGATCGTCAAGAAGCTCCACCGCATCCGCATCCGCACGAACCGGCTGGTCGAGGCGGGCGTGGGCGGGGAGTACCACTCCGTGTTCCGCGGGCGCGGGATGGAGTTCTCCGAGGTGCGCGAGTACGTGCCCGGCGACGACGTCAGGACGATCGACTGGAACGTGACGGCGCGAACGGGCGTCCCGCACGTGAAGAAATTCGTCGAGGAGCGCGACCTCACGGTCCTCCTCCTCCTCGACCTCTCGGCCTCGCAGGGCTTCGGCTCGAAGTACCTCACGAAGCGCGAGCTCATGGCCGAGATCGCGGCCCTGCTCTCCTTCGCGGCCGTCAAGAACAACGACCGGGTCGGGGCGCTCCTCTTCACGGACCGCCTCGAGCGCTACCACCTGCCGCGCAAGGGCGTGGACCACGCGCTCGCGATCACGCGCGACGCGCTCTCGCTCGAGCCCGCCGGCACCGGCACCGACATCGCGCTCGCGCTCCGGAGCGCGGCCGGCCTCCTCAAGCAGCGCTCGGTCGTCTTCCTGCTCTCGGACTTCCTCGCGGCCGGCTACGAGAAGGCGATCAAGACGCTCAACAAGCGGCACGACGTCGTCGCGATCCCTGTCTCCGACCCGCGCGAGCGCGAGATCCCGGCCTCGGGGCTCGTGCGCCTGCGCGACGCCGAAACGGGCGAGACGCGCGTCTTCGACGCGTCCGACCCCGCGTTCCGCAAGGCGTGGAGCCTCCGCCCCGCCGAGCTGCCCGAGCCCGCGCCGATCTTCCGCGCCGCGGGCATCGACTCCATCCCGCTTCGCACGGACGCGTCGTACGAGCTTCCTCTCGTGCGCTTCTTCAAGGAGCGCGAGAAACGCAAGGCGGCGGGGCGATGA
- a CDS encoding VWA domain-containing protein — protein sequence MTIPAALRDFLASHVPPGLSFKDPLFLLLLVLVPVAIALKILREKRGDGALVVSTLAPVARVVPSWRVRLRHVPFALALVGYAGLVVSLARPRLGLERTESWTEGVDIFVALDASGSMAAEDFKPKNRFHVAKACTRAFIEGRPNDRVGLLVFAGRSRTVSPLTTDRVMVLERLAGLKLGDQGDGTAIGLALGNALARLKPSKAKSRVIVLVTDGGNNAGEIDPDTAAGVAKALGVRVYTVGVGTNNGPVEIPIPMKDPETGRTVERRIRANVDVDEPLLQRIAKETGARYFRATDSQGLADTFATIDRLEKTEIKTTRYTRFREVFRAVARPAALCLALSALGALLLFPVAPR from the coding sequence GTGACGATTCCCGCCGCTCTGCGCGACTTCCTGGCGAGCCACGTGCCGCCGGGGCTCTCGTTCAAGGATCCGCTCTTCCTCCTCCTGCTCGTCCTCGTGCCGGTCGCGATCGCCCTCAAGATCCTGCGCGAGAAGCGCGGGGATGGCGCCCTCGTCGTCTCGACGCTCGCCCCCGTCGCGCGCGTCGTCCCGTCGTGGCGGGTCCGCCTGCGCCACGTGCCGTTCGCGCTCGCGCTCGTCGGCTACGCGGGGCTCGTCGTCTCCCTCGCCCGCCCGCGCCTCGGCCTCGAACGCACGGAGTCGTGGACCGAGGGCGTCGACATCTTCGTCGCGCTCGACGCTTCGGGCTCGATGGCCGCCGAGGACTTCAAGCCGAAAAACCGCTTCCACGTCGCGAAGGCCTGCACGCGCGCGTTCATCGAAGGCCGCCCGAACGACCGCGTCGGCCTTCTCGTCTTCGCCGGACGCTCGCGCACCGTGAGCCCGCTCACGACGGACCGCGTGATGGTCCTCGAGCGTCTCGCGGGCCTCAAGCTCGGCGACCAGGGCGACGGAACGGCGATCGGGCTCGCGCTCGGCAACGCGCTCGCGCGCCTCAAGCCCTCGAAGGCGAAGTCGCGCGTGATCGTCCTCGTGACGGACGGCGGCAACAACGCGGGAGAGATCGACCCGGACACCGCCGCGGGCGTCGCGAAAGCGCTCGGCGTGAGGGTCTACACCGTCGGCGTCGGAACGAACAACGGCCCGGTCGAGATCCCGATCCCGATGAAGGACCCCGAGACGGGCCGAACGGTGGAGCGCCGCATCCGCGCGAACGTGGACGTGGACGAGCCGCTGCTCCAGCGCATCGCGAAGGAGACGGGCGCCCGCTACTTCCGCGCGACCGACTCGCAGGGCCTCGCCGACACGTTCGCGACGATCGACAGGCTCGAGAAAACCGAGATCAAGACGACGCGCTACACGCGCTTTCGCGAGGTCTTCCGCGCGGTCGCGCGCCCCGCGGCCCTCTGCCTCGCGCTCTCGGCGCTCGGCGCGCTCCTTCTCTTCCCGGTGGCGCCCCGATGA
- a CDS encoding BatD family protein, with translation MRRALAAAAAVSAATLFAFGAPARLDAADDVAVQVSVDKARPSADELVHLTYTFTGGGLSGTLRVPSPIPLRNLSVAGGPSRSEQVSYVNGVFSRTLSITYVLRPLGPGPAEIGEASFGFGDKTVKAASYLLEVGAARPAGSSQRAPQQEPEPEDPLSQFFRRRDPAGSPRAERGARPFVEFRVTPDKTTAYVGEEITLTYELLTQADVQGLEYIEPPKFPGLWAEDLEKPERPEGRRDVVDGRTVMRFTLLKKAVSGLTPGSVTVPEAKIRTSVRVGPDPFGDPFGFFPRPQVLDLVAKPVSLKILAVPGRPDFKGPVGRFELTAKIDRTRVAAGDAATFKVRLSGTGNLRTASEAPRLEVAGAKVYPPSTKTDASHLGRTQTSTEWSWVLVPTAMGSVTIPPVSVDVFDPVEKRVVVKTTQPVTLVVEGGPAGAETSSAAASTASAETTLPGAPAPPVPAPAPEPTPARAAVDMSRGTVTVPLWALAAIAGASVAAAGVFVFAHRRRRRDAFRQALAPEPGETKERAAARVDRALREALARRHGISETLGASELLAALKDRGLPEARLADVKALLDDVDFLRFAPQLGEYDARIREVRERAARVLPLVA, from the coding sequence GTGAGACGCGCCCTCGCCGCTGCGGCCGCCGTCTCCGCCGCGACGCTTTTCGCGTTCGGCGCGCCGGCGCGCCTCGACGCCGCCGACGACGTGGCCGTGCAGGTGAGCGTGGACAAGGCGCGGCCGTCCGCGGACGAGCTCGTGCACCTCACGTACACGTTCACGGGCGGCGGCCTCTCGGGCACGCTGCGTGTCCCCTCGCCGATCCCGCTCCGGAACCTGTCCGTCGCCGGCGGCCCGTCCCGCTCGGAGCAGGTCTCGTACGTGAACGGCGTTTTCAGCCGGACGCTCTCGATCACGTACGTGCTCCGGCCGCTGGGGCCCGGGCCCGCCGAGATCGGAGAGGCATCGTTCGGGTTCGGCGACAAGACCGTGAAGGCCGCGAGCTACCTCCTCGAGGTCGGAGCGGCGAGGCCCGCGGGCTCCTCGCAGCGCGCGCCGCAGCAGGAGCCCGAGCCGGAAGACCCGCTCTCCCAGTTCTTCCGCCGGCGCGATCCTGCGGGAAGCCCCCGCGCCGAACGCGGCGCCCGCCCGTTCGTCGAATTCCGCGTCACGCCGGACAAGACGACGGCCTACGTCGGCGAGGAGATCACGCTGACGTACGAGCTCCTCACGCAGGCCGACGTCCAGGGGCTCGAGTACATCGAGCCGCCCAAATTTCCGGGGCTCTGGGCCGAGGACCTCGAGAAGCCGGAGCGGCCGGAGGGCCGCCGCGACGTCGTCGACGGCCGCACCGTCATGCGTTTCACGCTCCTCAAGAAGGCCGTATCGGGACTGACGCCGGGCTCCGTGACGGTGCCGGAGGCCAAGATCCGCACGAGCGTCCGCGTCGGCCCCGACCCGTTCGGAGATCCGTTCGGGTTCTTCCCGAGGCCGCAGGTGCTGGACCTCGTCGCGAAGCCCGTCAGCCTGAAGATCCTCGCGGTCCCCGGCCGCCCCGACTTCAAGGGCCCGGTCGGCCGCTTCGAGCTGACGGCGAAGATCGACCGGACGCGCGTCGCAGCCGGCGACGCCGCCACGTTCAAGGTGCGGCTCTCCGGAACGGGAAACCTCCGCACGGCGTCCGAGGCGCCCCGTCTCGAGGTCGCGGGGGCGAAGGTCTACCCTCCGAGCACGAAGACGGACGCGTCGCACCTCGGGCGTACGCAGACCTCGACCGAATGGAGCTGGGTCCTCGTACCCACCGCGATGGGGAGCGTCACCATTCCGCCGGTCTCCGTCGACGTCTTCGATCCCGTCGAGAAGCGCGTCGTGGTCAAGACGACCCAGCCCGTCACGCTCGTCGTGGAAGGCGGGCCCGCGGGGGCGGAGACGTCCTCCGCCGCGGCGTCCACCGCGTCGGCGGAGACGACCCTCCCCGGCGCGCCGGCACCCCCCGTGCCCGCGCCGGCGCCCGAGCCGACGCCCGCGCGCGCGGCGGTGGACATGTCCCGCGGCACCGTCACCGTGCCCCTGTGGGCTCTCGCCGCGATCGCCGGGGCCTCTGTCGCGGCCGCCGGCGTGTTCGTCTTCGCGCACCGGCGGCGCCGGCGCGACGCCTTCCGGCAGGCGCTCGCCCCCGAGCCGGGCGAGACCAAGGAACGGGCCGCGGCCCGCGTGGACCGGGCGCTGCGCGAGGCGCTCGCGCGCCGCCACGGCATCTCCGAGACGCTCGGAGCCTCCGAGCTCCTCGCGGCATTGAAGGACCGGGGCCTCCCGGAGGCCCGCCTCGCCGACGTGAAGGCGCTCCTCGACGACGTGGACTTCCTCCGGTTCGCGCCGCAGCTCGGCGAGTACGACGCGCGAATCCGCGAGGTTCGCGAGCGCGCCGCGCGCGTCCTGCCGCTCGTCGCCTGA
- a CDS encoding VWA domain-containing protein, whose translation MNSLRGLLAVFATPYALLAGAGAALVLGVLLFWAARRRAARAAALVSPELAAKARLAPPPSTPALAAVLAVLVAISLGAAFARPHWGDTQERAERRGADVVLVLDTSASMRAADVSPSRFALARQAAQSLVARLGSDRVALVSCEGDAQALVPLTLDAAAVGLFLDAIEPGMGAKPGTSVAAGIAAAAELFPPGVGGGRHLVFFSDGEDLEGGVDAAIGRAKAEGITIHAVFVGATSGTGAPVPEVDAAGRTSGYKSDAGGQPVLSKPDPELLRRLAAGTGGSYTAVSSLRTDLEGVARQIDLGARRPMSEVLLTMREERFQFPLGVAVAALGLLLLGVGAGKKRRFLRKVRGAGAAATATLLVMGAALRAAAQSAPAVPVSAAPQQAAPSPSSPSKSSSSSSDPAAATSGSPEEPASLPLSKKIFSSPRSSAQKGQKALDEKKTDEALTHFQEEIALDPKDPTGAYNLGTAQSKAGRVPEALASLEKARKEGRGALAADAAFNEGQALFREKQYEKAAAAFRDALRRRPSDADAAWNYELCVRRAEEQKKQQEQQKRDQQKKDDQKDKKSSQGKDDKQKQDPQAGGKDEEKRRQDRDFEQKANMSREKAEQLLSAIERSDLEEQKKKIAEQRGRRKVARDW comes from the coding sequence ATGAACTCCCTTCGCGGCCTCCTCGCCGTCTTCGCGACGCCTTACGCGCTCCTCGCGGGCGCGGGCGCTGCGCTCGTCCTGGGCGTCCTCCTCTTCTGGGCCGCCCGCCGCCGCGCGGCGCGCGCGGCCGCCCTCGTCTCGCCCGAGCTGGCCGCCAAGGCCCGCCTCGCGCCGCCCCCGTCGACGCCCGCGCTCGCGGCCGTCCTCGCGGTCCTCGTCGCGATCTCGCTCGGCGCCGCGTTCGCGCGGCCGCACTGGGGCGACACCCAGGAGCGCGCCGAGCGGCGCGGCGCCGACGTCGTCCTCGTCCTCGACACGTCCGCCTCCATGCGCGCGGCGGACGTCTCGCCGTCGCGGTTCGCGCTCGCCCGCCAGGCCGCGCAGTCGCTCGTCGCGCGTCTCGGCAGCGACCGCGTCGCGCTCGTCTCGTGCGAGGGCGACGCTCAGGCGCTCGTGCCGCTCACGCTCGACGCGGCCGCCGTCGGACTCTTCCTGGACGCCATCGAGCCCGGCATGGGCGCCAAGCCCGGCACGTCGGTCGCGGCGGGCATCGCGGCGGCGGCCGAGCTGTTTCCTCCCGGCGTCGGCGGCGGCCGCCACCTCGTCTTCTTCTCCGACGGCGAGGACCTCGAGGGCGGAGTCGACGCCGCGATCGGCCGCGCGAAGGCGGAAGGGATCACGATCCACGCCGTCTTCGTCGGCGCCACGTCCGGGACGGGAGCGCCCGTGCCCGAGGTGGACGCCGCGGGCCGCACGAGCGGCTACAAGTCCGACGCCGGCGGCCAGCCCGTCCTCTCGAAGCCCGACCCGGAGCTCCTCCGCCGGCTCGCGGCCGGGACGGGCGGGTCGTATACCGCCGTCTCGTCGCTCCGGACCGACCTCGAGGGCGTGGCCCGCCAGATCGACCTCGGCGCGCGCCGGCCCATGTCCGAGGTCCTTCTCACGATGCGGGAGGAGCGCTTCCAGTTTCCGCTCGGCGTCGCGGTGGCGGCGCTCGGGCTCTTGCTGCTCGGAGTCGGAGCCGGAAAGAAGAGAAGATTTCTTAGAAAGGTAAGAGGGGCTGGGGCAGCGGCCACGGCGACCCTGCTCGTGATGGGGGCGGCGCTCCGTGCGGCCGCGCAATCTGCACCCGCCGTGCCCGTTTCCGCCGCGCCGCAACAGGCTGCTCCTTCTCCCTCTTCACCTTCTAAGAGCTCTTCGTCTTCCTCGGACCCTGCCGCTGCAACGTCGGGCTCCCCCGAGGAACCAGCCTCCCTCCCCCTTTCAAAGAAAATCTTCTCTTCTCCCCGCTCCTCCGCTCAGAAGGGGCAGAAAGCCCTCGACGAGAAGAAGACCGACGAGGCGCTGACGCACTTCCAGGAGGAGATCGCCCTCGACCCGAAGGACCCGACCGGCGCGTACAACCTCGGGACCGCGCAGTCGAAAGCAGGGCGGGTGCCCGAGGCGCTTGCGTCGCTCGAGAAGGCGCGAAAGGAAGGGCGCGGCGCGCTCGCGGCGGACGCCGCGTTCAACGAGGGTCAGGCGCTCTTCCGCGAGAAGCAGTACGAGAAGGCCGCCGCGGCCTTCCGGGACGCGCTCCGGCGCCGCCCGAGCGACGCGGACGCCGCGTGGAACTACGAGCTCTGCGTCCGCCGGGCCGAGGAGCAGAAGAAGCAGCAGGAGCAGCAGAAGAGGGACCAGCAGAAGAAGGACGACCAGAAGGACAAGAAGAGTTCGCAGGGCAAGGACGACAAGCAGAAGCAGGACCCGCAGGCGGGCGGCAAGGACGAGGAGAAGCGCCGCCAGGACCGGGACTTCGAGCAGAAGGCGAACATGTCGCGCGAGAAGGCCGAGCAGCTCCTGTCCGCCATCGAGCGCTCGGACCTCGAGGAGCAGAAAAAGAAGATCGCCGAGCAGCGCGGCCGGCGAAAGGTCGCGAGGGACTGGTGA
- a CDS encoding transglycosylase domain-containing protein has translation MHGASTITQQLAKNLWLSGQRTWWRKAREASIALALDACVPKKRILEVYLSAIEWGERTWGCEAAARALFHVPASRLNAGQAAAMAAMIPSPVRRGVHPLESPQ, from the coding sequence GTGCACGGCGCCTCGACGATCACGCAGCAGCTCGCGAAGAACCTCTGGCTGTCGGGCCAGCGGACCTGGTGGCGCAAGGCCCGCGAAGCCTCGATCGCGCTCGCCCTCGACGCCTGCGTGCCGAAGAAACGGATCCTCGAGGTCTACCTGTCGGCCATCGAGTGGGGCGAGCGCACGTGGGGTTGCGAGGCGGCCGCGCGCGCCCTCTTTCACGTGCCCGCTTCGCGGCTGAACGCCGGGCAGGCCGCGGCCATGGCCGCCATGATTCCGTCCCCCGTCCGGCGTGGCGTCCATCCGCTAGAATCGCCCCAATGA
- a CDS encoding L-lysine 6-transaminase, with amino-acid sequence MAPHASPRLISKLDPKQVLDSLSSHMLVDGYHVVMDLKRSHGNFMYDSLHDVEVLDFYSHFATCPIGYAHPKVMAPEFLEELAWAAVTKPANSDIYTEHMALFVETFARLSVPKTHAKHMFFVEGGALANENALKASFDWKVRRNFRKGHRREVGAKVLHFEQAFHGRSGYTLSLTNTSDPRKTMYFPKFDWPRVVNPKLTFPLTPESLAQTAAVEELAIRQIHQALAENPDDVAALIMEPIQGEGGDNHFRPEFLKRLRTICDENDMLFILDEVQTGMGLTGSMWAFQGLGVEPDMFTFGKKTQVCGFASNDRIMEEPENVFNVSSRINSTWGGNLVDMVRCRKFLEIMVEENLVENAKTTGEFLLGKLGELAAEFPGKMTNIRGRGLFIAFDLPDGKTRGDVLACWLKKHNVMALTSGDRAIRLRPPLTLTKDEAALGVQRLRAALTEIVG; translated from the coding sequence ATGGCTCCTCACGCCTCTCCTCGCCTGATCTCGAAACTCGACCCGAAGCAGGTTCTCGACTCCCTGTCGAGCCACATGCTCGTGGACGGGTACCACGTCGTCATGGACCTCAAGCGGTCGCACGGCAACTTCATGTACGACTCGCTCCACGACGTGGAGGTCCTGGACTTCTACTCGCACTTCGCGACGTGCCCGATCGGCTACGCGCACCCGAAGGTGATGGCTCCGGAGTTCCTGGAAGAGCTCGCATGGGCCGCCGTCACGAAGCCGGCGAACAGCGACATCTACACCGAGCACATGGCGCTCTTCGTGGAGACGTTCGCGCGCCTCTCGGTTCCGAAGACGCACGCGAAGCACATGTTCTTCGTCGAGGGCGGCGCCCTCGCCAACGAGAACGCGCTCAAGGCCTCCTTCGACTGGAAGGTGCGCCGGAACTTTCGAAAGGGCCACCGGCGCGAGGTGGGGGCGAAGGTCCTCCACTTCGAGCAGGCCTTCCACGGCCGCTCGGGCTACACGCTCTCCCTCACGAACACGTCCGACCCGCGGAAGACGATGTACTTCCCGAAGTTCGACTGGCCGCGCGTCGTGAACCCGAAGCTGACGTTCCCGCTCACGCCCGAATCGCTCGCCCAGACGGCCGCCGTCGAGGAGCTCGCGATCCGCCAGATCCACCAGGCTCTCGCGGAGAACCCGGACGACGTCGCGGCGCTCATCATGGAGCCGATCCAGGGCGAAGGCGGCGACAACCACTTCCGCCCGGAGTTCCTCAAGCGCCTCCGGACGATCTGCGACGAGAACGACATGCTGTTCATCCTCGACGAGGTGCAGACGGGCATGGGCCTCACGGGGTCCATGTGGGCCTTCCAGGGGCTCGGCGTCGAGCCGGACATGTTCACGTTCGGCAAGAAGACGCAGGTCTGCGGCTTCGCCTCGAACGACCGGATCATGGAAGAGCCCGAGAACGTCTTCAACGTCTCCTCGCGGATCAACTCGACGTGGGGCGGAAACCTCGTCGACATGGTGCGCTGCCGCAAGTTCCTCGAGATCATGGTCGAGGAGAACCTCGTCGAGAACGCGAAGACGACGGGCGAGTTCCTGCTCGGCAAGCTCGGCGAGCTCGCCGCCGAGTTCCCCGGGAAGATGACGAACATCCGCGGGCGCGGGCTCTTCATCGCGTTCGACCTGCCGGACGGCAAGACGCGCGGCGACGTCCTCGCGTGCTGGCTCAAGAAGCACAACGTCATGGCCCTCACCTCCGGCGACCGGGCGATCCGCCTGCGTCCGCCGCTCACGCTGACGAAGGACGAGGCGGCACTCGGCGTCCAGCGCCTGCGCGCGGCGCTGACCGAGATCGTCGGCTGA